A region from the Schistocerca serialis cubense isolate TAMUIC-IGC-003099 chromosome 1, iqSchSeri2.2, whole genome shotgun sequence genome encodes:
- the LOC126477582 gene encoding uncharacterized protein LOC126477582, with product MQRVLGETSPYCQIDGNVLMEHFKVIYSKSDFSVTDAPAAVPDFAATTPPDVSEEVLLPITPSEVQQRLQKASNTAPGADGVTYSDLRREDPGCHVLAKIFSRCWKERKTPVQWKISTTVLIHKKGDVSDVTNWRPLALSSTISKLFAAIVADRTSLWAERLNLLSPEQKGFRTFEGCYEHNFIVQTAIDDARRRGGQACFAWLDLANAFGSVPHAHLLGVLSRMGLPEQLHHLIADMYDGCSTRVRTSDGLTEEIEIQAGVKQGCPLSPIVFNLALEPVLRAATSLRNECGIPLSGVSVSALAYADDIVLLARDSEAMQTLLNVVGEAATWAGLTFKPSKCATLHIRRRQTLGSVFALQGGEPAVLGAGDAYLHLGVPTGYKVTQTPTDAIAAIRRDLQHLDASLLAPWQKIDAVRVFLLPRLDFVMRGGAVRKGPLSALDKAVKAAVKSWLFLPQRASTEQLYLALGEGGCGLTPLADAADISTIVHGFRMLHCDDATVRDIAWATLTTAARRRLGREPSRSDLATYLSGSTEGDLARDGGDIQSLWTRVRNATRRLAPRGVTWRWSELLSELQVEVGGRPAIADDAEHGGIGGVTQPATEGTAPGTTRHLEDGGDGPQHDDDSVGRTANTGVEHVRVGGGAKRLLSRTLRECLRQRLRHILLRKPDQGKVFECTRESTASNHFIAGGKYTRFADWRFIHRARLGVVPLNGCRRFDGRANNNKACRRCGHNNETLPHVINACMVHSAALQYRHNAVLNRLATAVAGRPRRGNTAVPDIRINQAVIGDSSGLRPDLVITDEVAKTVTIVDVTIPFENRRIALDNARQLKRIKYADVARGLAARGYSVTVDALVVGSLGAWDRQNDAVLRHLGIASRYCQLMRRLMVSDTIKWSRDIYVEHITGHRQYVSP from the coding sequence atgcagcgcgtccttggcgagacgtcgccgtactgccaaatcgatggcaacgTGCTCATGGAGCACTTTAAGGTAATATATTCCAAATCCGACTTTTCTGTTacagatgcaccagctgctgtcccggactttgccgccaccacgcctcctgatgtcagcgaggaggtcctgctgccgatcacaccttcagaggtgcaacagcggctccagaaggcgagcaatactgctcctggggcagacggagtcacctactcggacttgcgacgtgaggatcctggctgccacgtgctagctaagatcttctcgcgctgctggaaagagcggaagactccggtgcagtggaaaatatccactaccgtcctcatccacaagaaaggggacgtctcggacgtgacaaactggcggcctttagcattgagctctaccatctctaagctctttgctgcaatcgttgcggaccgcacttctctctgggcagagcggttgaacctgctctccccagaacagaagggcttccgcacgtttgaaggctgctacgagcacaacttcattgtgcagacggcaattgacgatgcaaggcgcaggggaggccaagcatgctttgcttggcttgatctggcgaatgctttcggttcagtgcctcacgctcacctccttggagtactgagcaggatgggactaccagagcaattgcaccatctaattgccgacatgtacgatggttgctccacccgcgtccgtacatctgacggactaacggaggagatagagatccaggcaggggtcaagcagggctgtccactgtcgcccatcgtctttaatctcgcgctcgagccggtacttcgcgccgcaacctcactcagaaatgagtgtggtattccgcttagcggcgtcagtgtgagtgcactggcgtatgcggacgatatcgtgcttctggcgcgggattcggaggcgatgcagacgctcctcaatgttgtgggtgaggcggcgacgtgggccgggcttaccttcaagccgtcgaagtgtgccacgcttcacatccgccgtcggcagacgctaggctcggtattcgccctgcaagggggagaaccagccgtgctcggtgcgggtgacgcctacctccatcttggcgttcccaccgggtacaaagtcacgcagacgccaacggatgcgatcgcggcaattcgacgcgacttgcagcacctggacgcttccctgctggctccctggcagaagattgacgctgtgcgtgtctttctcctccctaggcttgactttgtcatgcggggcggagcggtacgcaaggggccgctatctgcactcgacaaggcagtgaaagcggctgtcaaatcatggctgttcctcccacagcgtgcgtccaccgaacagctgtacctcgcgctgggagagggaggatgcggcctgacgccgctcgcggacgctgcggacatctccaccatcgtccatggcttccgcatgctgcactgcgacgacgccaccgtccgcgacatcgcctgggccactctaactacggccgcgcgccgccgactggggagggagccgagtcgttccgacttggccacctaccttagcggcagcactgagggtgacctcgcacgcgacggaggtgacatccagtcactgtggacgcgcgtcaggaacgccacaaggcgcctagcgccgcgtggcgtcacctggcgctggagtgaactgctttccgagttgcaggtggaggtcggcggccgacccgccatcgctgacgacgcggaacacggcggcatcggaggggtgacgcagccggccacggaggggacggcgcctgggactacacgacacctcgaagatggcggcgatggaccgcagcacgatgatgacagcgtgggacgcaccgccaacactggcgtcgagcatgtccgggtgggagggggcgccaaacgtcttctctcgcggacgctccgcgagtgtctgaggcagcgcctgcgccACATTCTACTCAGGAAACCGGACCAGGGGAAGGTGTTCGAGTGcaccagggagtccacagcgtccaaccacttcatagcgggaggcaaatacacccgcttcgcagactggcgctttatccatcgcgccaggctcggagtcgtgcctctgaacggttgtcgccgctttgatgggcgggccaacaacaacaaagcctgccgacgctgtggccacaacaacgagacgctcccgcacgtaattaacgcgtgcatggtgcactcagcagccctgcagtatcgccacaacgcggtcctcaaccgcctcgcgacagcagtcgcagggcggccaagaagaggaaacactgctgttcctgacatcaggatcaaccaagccgtcataggggacagcagtgggctgcgtccggacctcgtaataactgacgaggtCGCGAAGACTGtaaccatcgtcgatgtgacaatccccttcgagaacaggcggattgcgctcgacaacgctcggcaactgaagaggataaagtacgccgacgttgcgcgcggattagccgctcgcggctattccgtcactgtcgacgccctggttgtcggcagtctgggggcgtgggaccgccagaacgatgcagtgcttcggcacctaggcatcgctagccgctactgccaactgatgcggcggctgatggtgtctgacaccatcaagtggtcccgcgacatttacgtggaacacattactggccaccgccagtatgtgtccccctag